In Micromonospora sp. WMMA1363, a genomic segment contains:
- a CDS encoding anti-sigma factor antagonist, whose protein sequence is MSLTVQTEQRGNVVVVSVAGELDMATAPQLQDQITDLLDKGRSRLVFDLGDLSFCDSTGLSVFVRAKNSCDEAGGVVRLAAPQRGVLRILEVSGLVEVLHTYRTVEQAVAGDPTPTSP, encoded by the coding sequence ATGTCCTTGACAGTGCAGACGGAACAGCGCGGCAACGTCGTCGTCGTGTCGGTCGCGGGCGAGCTGGACATGGCGACCGCACCGCAGTTGCAGGACCAGATCACCGACCTGCTGGACAAGGGCCGCAGCCGGCTGGTCTTCGACCTGGGCGACCTCTCGTTCTGCGACTCCACCGGGCTGTCCGTCTTCGTCCGCGCCAAGAACAGCTGCGACGAGGCCGGCGGTGTGGTCCGGCTGGCCGCCCCGCAGCGAGGGGTGCTGCGCATCCTGGAGGTCAGCGGGCTCGTCGAGGTGCTGCACACCTACCGGACCGTCGAGCAGGCCGTCGCGGGTGACCCCACTCCCACCTCCCCCTGA
- a CDS encoding PadR family transcriptional regulator: MSTPHVLLGLLVTGAKHGYELKRAHDERLPRARPLAFGQVYATLGRLQRDGLVATAGQEREGGPDRTTYTLTDAGRAALDGWLAEVEPPMPYVASTLFAKVAVALLVADVDRARDWLVAQRRAHIQRLRELTAAKSAPSATLDDVVALDFAITHLDADLRWLHTTLERVADWHREVHS, from the coding sequence GTGTCCACACCGCACGTCCTGCTCGGGCTGCTCGTGACCGGCGCCAAGCACGGTTACGAGTTGAAGCGCGCCCACGACGAGCGGCTGCCCCGGGCCCGGCCGTTGGCCTTCGGGCAGGTCTACGCCACGCTCGGCCGGTTGCAGCGCGACGGCCTCGTCGCCACCGCCGGCCAGGAGCGGGAGGGGGGTCCGGACCGCACCACGTACACCCTCACCGACGCGGGTCGGGCCGCGCTGGACGGCTGGCTCGCCGAGGTCGAGCCGCCCATGCCCTACGTCGCCAGCACACTCTTCGCGAAGGTCGCGGTGGCGCTGCTGGTCGCCGACGTGGACCGGGCCCGCGACTGGCTGGTCGCCCAGCGCCGAGCCCACATCCAGCGGCTGCGTGAGCTGACCGCCGCCAAGTCCGCCCCGTCGGCCACGCTCGACGACGTCGTCGCCCTCGACTTCGCCATCACCCACCTCGACGCCGACCTGCGGTGGCTGCACACCACCCTGGAACGGGTCGCCGACTGGCACCGGGAGGTGCACTCGTGA
- a CDS encoding ABC transporter permease — MRPWAALRLALVGTRTDAARVTLTALSAALATLAGLAALTVLAIPTPHGAAGYPRWSEQYSNALLREPGLRGGTAFALLLLTIPVLALAGQCARLGAPARDRRLAAFRLAGATPGQVTWIAVLESGLASLIGAFAGLGVYLGGRELLHRPDHRGQLALPTDVLPPAAAVTAVVLGLPLVAAVATAFLLRRVRTTPFGVVRRTRVRGPRPWPGALIVLGLAMFSVYRPIELWHARRGNEPPEWLLPTLLIAGGLTATVGVVIGTGWISYAVGRLLHRYARRPAVLLAARRLTVDPWAGSRTLAALLAALLFGAGAAGLRAHFEAANALSDRGLGSLAGGDDFYLNTMDLVDLAVSVAIAIAAGGLLVAVVEGITARRRTYAALVAAGVPRGTLGRAVGWQALAPAVPAIVVALTVGLLLARGLFRAPSGGGYKQTICDAGPVCEDPVTQAAHTRTEWVPEVTVSPAVPLEQLAALGGGAVAAVLVTVAAGVLVLHTSTAVEELRTA; from the coding sequence GTGAGGCCGTGGGCCGCGCTCCGCCTGGCACTCGTGGGCACTCGCACCGACGCGGCCCGGGTGACGTTGACCGCGCTCAGCGCGGCGCTGGCCACCCTTGCCGGGCTGGCCGCGCTGACCGTGCTGGCCATCCCGACGCCGCACGGTGCGGCCGGCTATCCCCGCTGGTCCGAGCAGTACAGCAATGCCCTGCTCCGGGAGCCCGGGCTCCGCGGCGGAACGGCGTTCGCGTTGCTGTTGCTCACGATCCCGGTCCTGGCGTTGGCCGGTCAGTGCGCCCGGCTCGGCGCGCCCGCCCGGGACCGCCGGTTGGCCGCGTTCAGGTTGGCCGGCGCCACGCCGGGCCAGGTGACCTGGATCGCTGTGCTGGAGTCCGGGCTGGCGAGCCTGATCGGCGCGTTCGCCGGATTGGGGGTGTACCTGGGCGGCCGAGAACTGCTGCACCGGCCGGACCACCGGGGGCAACTCGCGTTGCCGACCGACGTGCTACCCCCGGCGGCTGCCGTGACCGCGGTCGTCCTCGGACTACCGCTGGTGGCGGCCGTGGCCACCGCGTTCCTGCTGCGCCGGGTCCGCACCACGCCGTTCGGCGTGGTGCGCCGGACACGCGTCCGGGGGCCGCGACCGTGGCCAGGCGCGCTGATCGTGCTGGGGCTGGCCATGTTCAGCGTGTACCGGCCGATCGAGCTCTGGCACGCCCGGCGCGGCAACGAGCCGCCGGAGTGGCTGCTACCGACCCTGCTGATCGCGGGCGGGCTGACCGCCACGGTCGGCGTGGTGATCGGGACCGGGTGGATCTCGTACGCCGTAGGCCGGCTACTGCACCGGTACGCGCGGCGTCCCGCCGTGCTGCTCGCCGCCCGGCGGCTGACCGTTGATCCGTGGGCCGGCAGCCGGACCCTCGCCGCCCTGTTGGCGGCGCTGCTCTTCGGGGCGGGAGCCGCGGGCCTACGGGCCCACTTCGAGGCGGCGAATGCGCTGTCGGATCGTGGGCTTGGTAGCCTGGCCGGTGGCGACGACTTCTATCTCAACACGATGGACCTGGTCGACCTCGCGGTCTCCGTGGCGATCGCGATCGCCGCCGGCGGGCTGCTGGTCGCCGTGGTGGAGGGCATCACTGCCCGGCGGCGCACGTACGCGGCGCTGGTCGCCGCCGGGGTGCCCCGGGGCACGCTGGGCCGGGCGGTCGGGTGGCAGGCGCTCGCCCCAGCCGTTCCCGCGATCGTCGTCGCTCTCACCGTCGGGCTCCTGCTTGCCCGTGGCCTGTTCCGCGCTCCGTCCGGCGGCGGCTACAAGCAGACGATCTGCGACGCGGGGCCGGTGTGCGAGGACCCGGTCACCCAGGCGGCACACACCCGTACCGAGTGGGTGCCGGAGGTGACCGTGTCGCCGGCCGTACCCCTGGAACAGTTGGCGGCGCTCGGTGGCGGTGCCGTGGCCGCGGTGCTGGTGACGGTCGCGGCCGGTGTTCTCGTCCTGCACACCAGCACGGCGGTGGAGGAACTCCGGACCGCCTGA
- a CDS encoding ABC transporter ATP-binding protein, giving the protein MTQLQASGVVKAYGPTSALRGVTLDVAEGEIVAVVGPSGSGKSTLLYCLAGILRPDAGAVTWRGHRLDTWSEAARSQLRRTEFGVLFQFGQLVAELTAAENVALPLLLAGTGRRAARTAALTCLERFGVAELADTPPGKMSGGQQQRCAAARALVTEPRVLFADEPTGALDTLTGEQVLRQLVRLARDQGTAVILVTHEPRIAAYADREVVLRDGLVDHGGLGLDVPLLGERP; this is encoded by the coding sequence GTGACGCAACTACAGGCCAGCGGAGTGGTCAAGGCATACGGGCCGACGTCCGCCCTACGCGGGGTCACGCTTGACGTGGCCGAGGGCGAGATCGTGGCGGTGGTCGGGCCGAGTGGCAGCGGGAAGTCCACGCTGCTGTATTGCCTCGCCGGCATCCTGCGCCCGGACGCGGGCGCGGTGACGTGGCGCGGCCATCGGCTCGACACCTGGTCCGAGGCGGCGCGCTCGCAGCTGCGACGGACGGAGTTCGGGGTGTTGTTCCAGTTCGGTCAGCTCGTCGCCGAGCTGACCGCGGCGGAGAACGTCGCCCTGCCGCTGCTGCTCGCCGGCACGGGGCGGCGAGCAGCGCGGACGGCGGCCCTGACCTGCCTGGAGCGGTTCGGCGTGGCGGAGCTGGCGGATACCCCGCCGGGCAAGATGTCCGGCGGGCAGCAACAGCGTTGCGCCGCCGCCCGCGCGCTGGTCACCGAGCCGCGGGTGCTGTTCGCGGACGAGCCCACCGGTGCCCTGGACACGCTGACCGGTGAGCAGGTCCTGCGGCAACTTGTCCGGCTCGCCCGCGACCAGGGCACGGCGGTCATCCTGGTCACCCATGAGCCGCGTATCGCCGCGTACGCCGACCGTGAGGTCGTCCTGCGGGACGGCCTCGTCGACCACGGTGGCCTCGGGCTCGACGTGCCGCTGCTCGGGGAGCGGCCGTGA